One region of Streptomyces leeuwenhoekii genomic DNA includes:
- a CDS encoding ATP-dependent Clp protease proteolytic subunit produces the protein MPSAAGEPSIGGGLGDQVYNRLLNERIIFLGQPVDDDIANKITAQLLLLAADPDKDIFLYINSPGGSITAGMAIYDTMQYIKNDVVTIAMGLAASMGQFLLSAGTPGKRFALPNAEILIHQPSAGLAGSASDIKIHAERLLHTKKRMAELTAQHTGQTVEQITRDSDRDRWFDAYEAKEYGLIDDVIATAAGMPGGGGTGA, from the coding sequence ATGCCCTCCGCCGCCGGCGAGCCTTCCATCGGTGGTGGCCTCGGCGACCAGGTCTACAACCGGCTGCTCAACGAGCGGATCATCTTCCTCGGCCAGCCGGTGGACGACGACATCGCGAACAAGATCACCGCGCAGTTGCTGCTCCTTGCCGCCGACCCCGACAAGGACATCTTCCTCTACATCAACAGCCCCGGCGGCTCGATCACGGCCGGCATGGCGATCTACGACACCATGCAGTACATCAAGAACGACGTGGTGACCATCGCCATGGGCCTGGCGGCCTCCATGGGCCAGTTCCTGCTCAGCGCGGGCACCCCCGGCAAGCGCTTCGCGCTGCCGAACGCCGAGATCCTGATCCACCAGCCCTCCGCCGGCCTGGCCGGCTCGGCCTCGGACATCAAGATCCACGCCGAGCGGCTGCTGCACACCAAGAAGCGCATGGCCGAGCTCACGGCCCAGCACACCGGCCAGACGGTCGAGCAGATCACCCGCGACTCGGACCGCGACCGCTGGTTCGACGCCTACGAGGCCAAGGAGTACGGCCTCATCGACGACGTCATCGCCACGGCCGCCGGCATGCCGGGCGGCGGCGGCACCGGGGCCTGA